One Myxococcales bacterium genomic region harbors:
- a CDS encoding RNA polymerase sigma factor, with amino-acid sequence MSTATMRKDATSNDLDDAALLAKVRDGDLGALGGLFDRHEGAVRRIVERLGVAPGDVDDLVQTTFLAVPRAAERYDGRPDARPWLVGLAVREVRGHRRSLARWTRRLTAWAYEPKVDVPTPEREATVSRDVARTAEALARLSEKKRDVLVLVTLEGLSGEEVAAALDIPVATVWTRLHHARKEMLAHVFEEES; translated from the coding sequence ATGAGCACAGCGACCATGCGCAAGGACGCGACCTCGAACGACCTGGACGACGCCGCGCTCCTCGCGAAGGTCCGAGACGGAGATCTCGGTGCGCTCGGCGGGCTCTTCGATCGCCATGAGGGTGCGGTCCGGAGGATCGTCGAGCGGCTCGGTGTAGCGCCCGGTGACGTGGACGACCTCGTGCAGACGACGTTTTTGGCCGTGCCGCGCGCCGCCGAGCGCTACGACGGGCGCCCGGACGCGCGTCCGTGGCTCGTCGGTCTCGCCGTTCGCGAGGTGCGCGGGCATCGTCGCTCGCTCGCGCGATGGACGAGGCGACTCACGGCGTGGGCCTACGAGCCCAAGGTGGACGTACCCACGCCCGAGCGCGAGGCCACGGTCTCTCGCGACGTCGCGCGAACGGCGGAGGCCCTCGCGCGCCTCTCGGAGAAGAAACGCGACGTCCTCGTCCTCGTGACCCTGGAGGGGCTCTCCGGCGAAGAGGTCGCCGCGGCGCTCGACATTCCCGTCGCGACGGTCTGGACGCGGCTCCACCACGCGCGCAAAGAGATGCTCGCCCACGTCTTCGAGGAGGAATCATGA
- a CDS encoding helix-turn-helix transcriptional regulator, with amino-acid sequence MSSALRVIEAAYVRRASDEAWLSEVAEVVAKEIGPHGGGVAYFVRWRPHGVPETRGWTRVGTATDDDLNCCRDQHNAPMPEELVKDAARVYARGSILTGSREALPEILKKIEAIQGEIEDRTGSYDSLNLLCTDATHEGVSFLHPSREEVRTHPQKRALWTRVAAHVTAGLRMQRAASGSSLLDGADAILDSAGHVLDAAKGAEASLSVLRDAARDVDRARLRGTDEHEALDLWQCLFSGEYSVVDRFDTDGKRLFVAKKNAPIARGPRALTDRERQVVALVAVGHADKSVAYELGIAEGTVARYLHVALRKLGIADTSDLGLLRAAMGDEG; translated from the coding sequence ATGAGCTCGGCGCTCCGCGTGATCGAGGCCGCGTACGTGCGTCGCGCGTCGGACGAGGCGTGGCTCTCCGAGGTCGCCGAGGTCGTCGCGAAGGAGATCGGACCGCACGGCGGGGGCGTCGCGTACTTCGTGCGATGGCGGCCTCACGGTGTCCCGGAGACCCGCGGCTGGACGCGCGTCGGGACCGCGACCGACGACGACCTCAACTGCTGCCGCGACCAGCACAACGCGCCCATGCCCGAGGAGCTCGTGAAAGACGCGGCCCGCGTCTACGCGCGCGGCTCGATCCTCACCGGCTCGCGCGAGGCGTTGCCCGAGATCCTGAAGAAGATCGAGGCGATCCAGGGGGAGATCGAGGACCGGACGGGCAGCTACGACTCTCTGAACCTCCTCTGCACCGACGCGACCCACGAGGGCGTGAGCTTCCTTCATCCGTCCCGCGAGGAGGTGCGCACCCACCCGCAGAAGCGCGCGCTCTGGACACGGGTGGCGGCGCACGTGACGGCGGGGCTACGCATGCAGCGGGCGGCGAGTGGGTCGTCGCTGCTCGACGGTGCGGACGCGATCCTCGACTCGGCGGGCCACGTCCTCGACGCCGCCAAGGGCGCCGAAGCGTCCCTCTCGGTGCTCCGAGACGCGGCACGCGACGTGGACCGCGCACGCCTCCGCGGGACGGACGAGCACGAAGCGTTGGACCTGTGGCAGTGCCTGTTCTCTGGCGAATACTCCGTCGTGGACCGCTTCGACACCGACGGCAAGCGGCTCTTCGTGGCGAAGAAGAACGCGCCGATCGCCCGGGGCCCTCGCGCCCTCACGGACCGCGAGCGTCAAGTGGTGGCGCTCGTCGCCGTAGGTCACGCCGACAAGTCCGTCGCGTACGAGCTCGGGATCGCCGAGGGCACGGTGGCCCGCTACCTCCACGTGGCGCTCCGGAAGCTCGGGATCGCGGACACGAGCGACCTCGGTCTCCTCCGCGCCGCGATGGGCGACGAGGGGTGA
- a CDS encoding protein phosphatase 2C domain-containing protein, translating into MPLKITTVAASSRTATEDRLAVFPCRDGAVVVVADGTGGAAGGGRAADLAVKSVGAALDRETFDPSSADRWIEVLAEADALIASDPGAGETTIVVVSITEHGHFAGASCGDSGALIVTTREHLDDLTEKQHRKRRLGSGRALPVPFWWPKLDGTLLVATDGLLSYAALERIAHLAGEHDDLDALGRALVRAVTLSNGNLQDDLALVLVR; encoded by the coding sequence ATGCCCCTCAAGATCACGACCGTCGCCGCCTCCTCCCGCACGGCCACCGAGGACCGGCTCGCCGTGTTCCCGTGCCGCGATGGAGCCGTGGTCGTCGTCGCCGATGGCACCGGAGGCGCCGCAGGTGGTGGCCGGGCCGCCGACCTTGCCGTGAAGAGCGTCGGCGCCGCGCTCGATCGCGAGACGTTCGACCCGTCCTCGGCCGATCGGTGGATCGAGGTGCTGGCCGAGGCCGACGCTCTCATCGCCTCCGACCCCGGGGCCGGCGAGACGACGATTGTGGTGGTGTCCATCACCGAGCATGGCCACTTCGCCGGCGCGAGTTGCGGGGATTCGGGCGCCCTCATCGTCACGACCAGGGAGCACCTCGACGACCTGACGGAGAAGCAGCACCGGAAGCGTCGGCTCGGCTCCGGACGTGCGCTGCCGGTGCCCTTCTGGTGGCCGAAGCTCGATGGCACCCTGCTCGTCGCGACGGACGGTCTGCTCTCGTACGCTGCGCTCGAGAGGATTGCGCACTTGGCGGGCGAGCACGACGACCTCGACGCGCTGGGCCGCGCCCTCGTTCGTGCGGTCACGCTCTCGAACGGAAACCTCCAGGACGATCTCGCCCTCGTGCTCGTCCGCTGA
- a CDS encoding tetratricopeptide repeat protein, translating to MRSASPCQRTWEAEAVVDGRLGEKEKASFDRHTSECAACRDAVARLRTLASLLASVPSTPRSDLDRRRQRNALLRAANAAVVDAKPRVPRIAFALTAGVALAAALAFVFGRSEAPKGASVPPPAARFEVADVAHADLHEEQVGELSRVTMRGGVASFHVERVRAAGRFVVAVPDGEIEVRGTRFVVDVQNGTTRSVTVVEGLVEVRLKGFVGFLRAGERWPSTEPVASASVALVSAPAPAPAPASVVAVAPSAPSTTPSTRPSVAPSHAAPSAPMPVPSVAKIEPPGTRFAECMRAFDAGDYGRADALFGAFARDFPSDSRTEDALFLRATSRARRGDSVGARDAAREYLRRYPSGFRAPEAKRLVGE from the coding sequence ATGAGGTCCGCTTCGCCTTGCCAACGCACGTGGGAGGCCGAGGCCGTCGTCGACGGGCGCCTCGGCGAGAAGGAGAAGGCATCGTTCGACCGGCACACGTCGGAGTGCGCGGCGTGCCGTGACGCCGTCGCGAGACTCCGCACGCTCGCCTCGTTGCTCGCGAGCGTGCCCTCTACGCCGCGGTCCGATCTCGATCGCCGTCGGCAGCGGAACGCGCTGCTTCGCGCCGCAAACGCGGCGGTCGTCGACGCGAAGCCTCGTGTCCCACGGATCGCCTTTGCGCTCACCGCGGGGGTCGCCCTGGCCGCCGCGCTCGCCTTCGTGTTCGGGCGCTCCGAGGCGCCGAAGGGGGCGTCCGTGCCGCCGCCTGCCGCGCGCTTCGAGGTCGCCGACGTCGCGCACGCGGACCTGCACGAGGAGCAAGTGGGGGAGCTCTCCCGGGTGACGATGCGCGGCGGGGTCGCCTCGTTCCACGTCGAGCGCGTCCGCGCGGCCGGGCGCTTCGTGGTCGCGGTCCCGGACGGCGAGATCGAGGTCCGCGGCACGCGCTTCGTAGTCGACGTGCAGAACGGAACCACCCGCTCCGTCACGGTGGTCGAGGGCCTCGTGGAGGTGCGCCTCAAGGGGTTCGTCGGGTTCCTCCGAGCGGGGGAGCGATGGCCCTCCACCGAGCCCGTCGCGTCGGCCTCCGTCGCGCTCGTGTCCGCGCCCGCGCCCGCGCCCGCGCCTGCGTCCGTGGTCGCCGTCGCGCCGTCCGCCCCATCCACGACGCCCTCGACGCGACCCAGCGTGGCGCCTTCGCACGCTGCCCCCTCTGCGCCGATGCCGGTGCCGTCGGTCGCGAAGATCGAGCCACCGGGGACGCGCTTCGCCGAGTGCATGAGGGCCTTCGACGCCGGCGACTACGGTCGGGCCGATGCCCTGTTCGGGGCCTTTGCCCGGGATTTCCCCTCCGACTCGCGCACGGAGGACGCGCTCTTCCTGAGGGCAACCTCACGTGCCCGCCGCGGAGATTCGGTAGGCGCTCGGGACGCGGCGCGTGAGTACCTGCGCCGGTATCCGAGCGGGTTCCGCGCGCCCGAGGCCAAGCGGCTCGTCGGAGAGTGA
- a CDS encoding alpha/beta fold hydrolase: MVRAWMMGLVAVGVSFSTMACTAETDGIDEADDEINAQSATFRSEAELRTVEGKKSVVDAFTQSCQRGTLRATALPYRGGPYTLVYHRCPAKGPKRGAFAVVPGTTESSIRYAEFVADWTAKGYELFILNNRGEGFNARLLSDDPSTAADESQRRHMDSFDDYVSDLDDFVTKVVVPATPNEKRLMLVCHSMGGGICTRYAETRPNNPFKGLMLSAPMQGIKIGFFQRGLASVGGLALSESWVPGGGPYDPKEAFQGNVLTGSENRFALRHYVNQRFPEVQLGSPTYAWVRRAVEATEQIQRDASKITKPMLLLSALSDDIVDPKSHETVCNAMNGAKKTTCTRVPLQAEHEIFIERDEVRTEAFRQMLVFMGKVAPL; the protein is encoded by the coding sequence ATGGTGCGCGCATGGATGATGGGTCTCGTGGCGGTCGGTGTCAGCTTCTCGACGATGGCCTGCACGGCCGAGACCGATGGGATCGACGAGGCCGACGACGAGATCAACGCGCAGAGCGCCACGTTCCGCTCCGAGGCCGAGCTCCGCACCGTCGAGGGCAAGAAGTCCGTGGTCGACGCGTTCACCCAGAGCTGCCAGCGAGGCACCCTGCGCGCGACGGCGCTCCCGTACCGCGGCGGACCGTACACCCTCGTCTATCACCGCTGCCCGGCCAAGGGGCCGAAGCGCGGAGCGTTCGCCGTCGTCCCCGGGACGACCGAGTCGTCGATCCGGTATGCCGAGTTCGTCGCCGACTGGACGGCGAAGGGCTACGAGCTCTTCATCCTGAACAACCGCGGCGAGGGCTTCAACGCCCGCCTCTTGTCCGACGATCCCTCGACGGCGGCCGACGAGTCGCAGCGCCGCCATATGGATTCCTTCGACGACTACGTGTCCGATCTCGATGACTTCGTCACGAAGGTCGTCGTGCCTGCCACTCCGAACGAGAAGCGCCTCATGCTCGTGTGCCACTCGATGGGAGGGGGCATTTGCACCCGCTACGCCGAGACGCGACCCAATAACCCCTTCAAGGGCCTCATGCTCAGCGCGCCGATGCAGGGCATCAAGATCGGCTTCTTCCAGCGTGGGCTCGCGAGCGTCGGCGGCCTCGCGCTCTCGGAGTCGTGGGTGCCTGGCGGTGGCCCGTACGACCCGAAGGAGGCTTTCCAGGGCAACGTCCTCACGGGCAGCGAGAACCGCTTCGCTCTGCGCCACTACGTGAACCAGCGCTTCCCCGAGGTGCAGCTCGGCAGCCCCACCTACGCTTGGGTGCGCCGCGCGGTCGAGGCGACCGAGCAGATCCAGCGCGACGCCTCGAAGATCACGAAGCCGATGCTCCTCCTGTCGGCGCTCTCCGACGACATCGTCGACCCCAAGTCGCACGAGACGGTCTGCAACGCGATGAACGGCGCCAAAAAGACGACGTGCACGCGCGTGCCGCTCCAGGCCGAGCACGAGATCTTCATCGAGCGGGACGAGGTGCGCACCGAGGCGTTCCGGCAGATGCTCGTGTTCATGGGCAAGGTCGCGCCTCTCTGA
- a CDS encoding family 10 glycosylhydrolase — protein MSPTVYPLEVISRPAARTATKATLLALAVALVSACGTLDFDPASEAPTDASVPETGTFADARVDAGPDATPDAQVDAGPARMAVSHPRELRAAWVASVFNLDWPSRQGLTAAAAQAELTTLLDALVAAGANAAFLQVRPESDALYDSALEPWSRFLSGTQGASPGWDPLRFAIDQAHARGLELHAWLNPFRAATNASLPLAPTHVATRLAEHAHLYGSTVTMDPGSPAVRDHVVAVVRDIVSRYDVDGVVFDDYFYPYPIAGTPYPDDATYADYQAGGGSLSRSAFRRANVDAFVHAAHLAIRAARPGTRFGVSPFGIYRPGQPTGVVGLDAYEALAADSLAWLAAGDVDYLAPQLYWPTTSTGQPFASLAAWWSSKTAAAGKWLVPALDLTKAGTTNWDLGEYRAQVSAVRGLAGSGARGATLYAARNLLRDTGGVGTLFRTELWARPALPPPLADATGRVEPPTVRLRGDVAELSHDDARIRGFAVYRVDGPPALDRWIRARTASVTLERGSWAISAVDAQGLESDGAVLTNP, from the coding sequence ATGTCCCCGACAGTCTACCCCCTCGAGGTGATCTCCCGACCGGCGGCGCGGACGGCGACGAAGGCAACGTTGCTCGCCTTGGCCGTCGCGCTCGTGTCCGCCTGCGGGACCCTCGACTTCGACCCCGCGTCGGAGGCGCCGACCGACGCGAGCGTGCCGGAGACGGGCACCTTCGCCGACGCGCGGGTCGACGCGGGTCCCGACGCCACCCCGGACGCGCAGGTAGACGCTGGGCCCGCGCGGATGGCCGTGAGCCACCCGAGGGAGCTACGCGCCGCGTGGGTCGCCTCCGTGTTCAACCTCGATTGGCCGAGCAGGCAGGGCCTCACCGCCGCCGCGGCGCAGGCGGAGCTCACGACGCTGCTCGATGCCCTCGTCGCCGCGGGCGCGAACGCGGCGTTCCTCCAGGTTAGGCCCGAGTCCGACGCCCTCTACGACTCCGCGCTCGAGCCGTGGAGCCGCTTCCTCTCGGGGACGCAAGGCGCGAGCCCGGGATGGGACCCGCTAAGGTTCGCGATCGACCAAGCGCACGCCCGAGGCCTCGAGCTGCACGCATGGCTGAACCCGTTCCGTGCCGCGACGAACGCCTCGCTACCGCTCGCGCCGACCCACGTGGCGACGCGCCTCGCGGAGCACGCTCATCTCTACGGCAGCACGGTCACGATGGACCCCGGATCGCCCGCCGTCCGAGACCACGTCGTAGCCGTCGTGCGCGACATCGTCTCGCGGTACGACGTCGACGGTGTCGTCTTCGACGACTACTTTTACCCTTATCCCATCGCTGGGACTCCATATCCCGACGACGCGACATATGCCGATTATCAAGCGGGCGGAGGCTCCCTGTCCCGGTCGGCCTTCCGGCGCGCCAACGTCGACGCGTTCGTCCACGCGGCACACCTCGCCATCCGAGCTGCCCGTCCGGGCACCCGCTTCGGCGTGAGCCCCTTCGGCATCTACCGGCCCGGGCAGCCGACTGGAGTCGTCGGGCTCGATGCGTACGAGGCGCTCGCCGCCGATTCCCTCGCGTGGCTCGCGGCTGGCGACGTCGACTACCTCGCCCCTCAGCTCTATTGGCCGACGACCTCGACAGGGCAGCCGTTCGCGAGCCTCGCGGCGTGGTGGTCCTCGAAGACCGCGGCCGCCGGAAAGTGGCTCGTCCCCGCGCTCGATCTCACCAAGGCCGGCACGACCAACTGGGACCTCGGCGAGTACCGCGCTCAAGTGAGCGCCGTCCGTGGCCTGGCCGGCTCGGGTGCCCGCGGCGCGACCCTGTACGCCGCGCGCAACCTCCTCCGCGACACGGGCGGAGTGGGCACTCTCTTCCGCACCGAGCTCTGGGCAAGGCCTGCGCTCCCTCCTCCCCTCGCGGACGCCACGGGCCGCGTCGAGCCTCCCACCGTACGCCTCCGCGGGGACGTGGCCGAGCTGTCGCACGACGACGCGCGGATCCGCGGGTTCGCCGTCTACCGCGTCGACGGGCCTCCGGCGCTCGATCGCTGGATCCGGGCTCGGACCGCCAGCGTGACGCTCGAACGTGGCAGCTGGGCGATCAGCGCCGTCGACGCCCAGGGGCTCGAGAGCGACGGGGCCGTGCTGACCAATCCGTGA
- a CDS encoding transposase has product MSNPRRIVPGTTYLVTRRTTRRYFLLNPDKRRMLLAFYWYATAVLAAEFGIEIHAVQMLSNHLHEVLTDTRGELPKFLSQRNRLLANAIKVLRGWPEEVFSREGASVVALYGEDAVLQKIGYTLANVVEAGLVSSPEDWPGVTLAATDIGTRTFRVARPEVYFDAENTRWPAMAEIAITVPRSLEASSGHEGARERIVSAVNAAVEKARIVARKAGKFVRSLEWIFAVPHTTRASSFEKEGARNPSFAAGGNVEMAVRAMKERAAFLGAYREAFAKLRNAVRDVLFPAGTWRLFRELGVNVVSTT; this is encoded by the coding sequence ATGTCCAACCCTCGTCGCATCGTTCCGGGCACCACCTACCTCGTCACGCGCAGGACCACGCGCCGCTACTTCCTCTTGAACCCGGACAAGCGGCGCATGCTGCTCGCGTTCTACTGGTACGCGACCGCCGTGCTCGCCGCAGAGTTCGGCATCGAGATCCATGCGGTGCAGATGCTCTCGAACCACCTTCACGAGGTGCTGACCGACACGCGCGGTGAGCTGCCAAAATTCCTTTCGCAGAGAAATCGCCTGCTCGCGAACGCCATCAAGGTGCTGCGTGGGTGGCCCGAGGAGGTCTTTTCGCGCGAGGGTGCGAGCGTGGTGGCGCTCTATGGCGAGGATGCGGTGCTGCAGAAGATCGGCTACACGCTCGCGAACGTGGTCGAAGCGGGCCTCGTCTCGAGCCCCGAGGATTGGCCGGGTGTGACGCTCGCGGCGACCGACATCGGCACGCGCACGTTCCGTGTGGCGCGGCCCGAGGTGTACTTCGACGCGGAGAACACGCGTTGGCCTGCCATGGCCGAGATCGCGATCACGGTGCCGCGCTCGCTCGAGGCGAGCTCCGGTCACGAAGGGGCGCGGGAGCGCATCGTCTCCGCGGTGAACGCGGCGGTCGAGAAGGCGCGCATCGTGGCGCGGAAGGCGGGCAAGTTCGTGCGCTCGCTCGAGTGGATTTTCGCTGTGCCGCATACGACGCGTGCGTCGTCGTTCGAGAAGGAAGGGGCGCGGAACCCGAGCTTCGCGGCGGGCGGGAACGTCGAGATGGCCGTGCGCGCGATGAAGGAGCGGGCGGCGTTCTTGGGGGCGTACCGGGAGGCGTTCGCGAAGTTGAGGAACGCGGTGCGGGATGTGTTGTTTCCAGCGGGGACGTGGCGCCTCTTCCGCGAACTCGGCGTCAACGTGGTTTCAACCACTTAG
- a CDS encoding M4 family metallopeptidase: MKRTSALALLLLAASAVALAACSAGDDGPPPLPVVAPTSVTDHLSLLTGARWAANPHPVTGKPSLFLSLDDGRPVLASATDPKEALAFLEPLRDGLGVHEPLANELTGVVVTKATASSLGVLRFEQHVPGTDIPVFDGAVLVGVAHDGRLAYVESWAASGLDAFDATPGITLERAVEIAKSVAPGAEIVTGAYQPTLGVRATDPDHPVLVFRISLSGGGSRRIDVDAKTGAILSNEVTSIGGVANLTSSQALLPPGDRRLAVGKALQVQVTGTNIGGPIDSGELVVREDIPACAKDNVAAASSHPIPFVPGLGPLPGTADLRLPTRCDHDGGRERTQGIAVDAAHYVERIAHYFKDQLSMPLWGCGEEVTLFLHDDTITGNAVYDPNRGLIRISDAMPASSKNGPRRYSPATSLEFLAHEYTHGVIEAVTSGRLANPRVRPGAGLGVRGEAGALNEGIADVFAGGIEALLTNDGSGLWKFAPDVRTDGKAFRDYIDPRRGADGGTLHFDRKVPFDSNDDAGGIHSNSLLVTQAWALMVRGGYNKHSKLGVTAELELPLSIRLFWETLASMAGPTATIRGFAEKMLHHQREGIPALNASQTNLQKGWVKHSLVCAWTAVGVIPPGEAKSRYGVICPTDGSETAAPSCEGRANGVYCDSRPTHDYNAFECKNGSIKVGAQCPSGKYCHLTKGTYKSFAKTGSDGRATCFDEPQAD; encoded by the coding sequence ATGAAACGCACCTCCGCCCTCGCCCTCCTCCTCCTCGCCGCCTCGGCCGTCGCGCTCGCTGCCTGCTCCGCCGGCGACGACGGACCGCCCCCGCTCCCAGTCGTGGCGCCTACTTCGGTCACGGACCACCTCTCCCTCCTGACCGGCGCCCGTTGGGCCGCGAACCCGCACCCGGTGACGGGGAAGCCGAGCCTCTTTCTCTCGCTCGACGACGGACGTCCGGTGCTCGCCTCGGCTACGGACCCGAAGGAAGCGCTCGCGTTCCTCGAGCCCCTCCGCGACGGCCTCGGAGTTCACGAGCCCCTCGCCAACGAGCTCACCGGCGTGGTCGTCACTAAGGCAACGGCGAGCTCTCTCGGTGTGCTCCGCTTCGAGCAACACGTGCCGGGGACGGACATTCCGGTGTTCGATGGCGCCGTGCTCGTCGGCGTCGCTCACGACGGGAGGCTCGCCTACGTCGAGTCGTGGGCCGCATCGGGGCTCGACGCGTTCGACGCCACCCCGGGCATCACCCTCGAGCGCGCGGTCGAGATCGCGAAGTCGGTCGCACCAGGAGCCGAGATCGTGACGGGCGCTTACCAGCCGACGCTCGGCGTCCGCGCGACCGACCCGGATCACCCCGTGCTCGTCTTTCGCATCAGCCTGAGTGGAGGCGGGTCGAGGCGCATCGACGTCGACGCCAAGACGGGAGCCATCCTGTCGAACGAAGTGACCTCGATCGGCGGGGTGGCGAACCTGACCTCGTCCCAGGCGCTTCTGCCTCCTGGGGATCGGAGATTGGCTGTCGGCAAGGCGCTCCAGGTCCAAGTCACCGGCACGAACATCGGCGGCCCGATCGACAGCGGCGAGCTCGTCGTTCGAGAGGATATTCCCGCCTGCGCCAAAGACAACGTCGCCGCGGCCAGCTCTCATCCCATCCCGTTCGTCCCTGGGTTGGGACCTCTGCCGGGCACCGCCGATCTGCGTCTCCCGACGCGTTGCGACCATGACGGCGGCCGAGAGCGGACCCAAGGGATCGCCGTCGACGCCGCTCACTACGTCGAGAGAATCGCCCACTACTTCAAGGACCAGCTCAGCATGCCGCTCTGGGGTTGCGGCGAAGAGGTCACGCTCTTCCTCCACGACGACACCATTACGGGGAATGCCGTTTACGACCCGAACCGTGGGCTCATTCGAATCAGCGACGCGATGCCGGCCAGCTCGAAAAACGGCCCGCGGAGGTACTCGCCGGCGACGAGCCTCGAGTTCCTCGCCCACGAGTACACCCACGGCGTCATCGAGGCCGTCACGTCGGGACGGCTCGCGAACCCGCGCGTGCGACCGGGAGCCGGCCTCGGCGTGAGGGGTGAGGCGGGCGCGCTCAACGAGGGAATCGCCGACGTCTTCGCCGGAGGAATCGAGGCCCTCCTGACGAACGACGGATCCGGTCTATGGAAGTTCGCTCCCGACGTGCGCACCGACGGAAAGGCATTTCGTGACTACATCGACCCGCGCCGCGGCGCAGACGGGGGCACGCTCCACTTCGATCGCAAGGTCCCGTTCGACAGCAACGACGACGCCGGGGGTATCCACTCCAACTCGCTGCTCGTGACGCAAGCGTGGGCGCTCATGGTGCGCGGCGGGTACAACAAGCACTCGAAGCTGGGGGTGACCGCCGAGCTCGAGCTGCCGCTATCGATTCGCCTCTTCTGGGAGACGCTGGCGTCGATGGCGGGGCCGACGGCGACGATCCGAGGGTTCGCCGAGAAGATGCTCCACCATCAGCGAGAGGGCATCCCTGCGCTGAATGCGTCTCAAACCAACCTCCAAAAGGGCTGGGTCAAGCACTCGCTCGTTTGCGCGTGGACCGCCGTCGGGGTCATCCCGCCGGGTGAGGCCAAGTCGCGTTATGGCGTGATCTGCCCCACCGACGGCTCCGAGACCGCGGCGCCGAGCTGCGAGGGCCGGGCGAACGGCGTGTACTGCGACAGCCGCCCCACCCACGACTACAACGCGTTCGAGTGCAAGAACGGCTCGATCAAGGTCGGCGCGCAGTGCCCCTCGGGAAAGTACTGCCACCTCACCAAGGGGACCTACAAGTCGTTCGCCAAGACGGGCTCCGACGGGCGCGCGACCTGCTTCGACGAGCCCCAGGCCGATTGA